Proteins encoded by one window of Venturia canescens isolate UGA chromosome 2, ASM1945775v1, whole genome shotgun sequence:
- the IscU gene encoding iron-sulfur cluster assembly enzyme ISCU, mitochondrial produces MALWRTLPPKIIESSKNLTRSVPSVSYHPNVLDHYENPRNVGSLDKNDKTVGTGLVGAPACGDVMKLQIKVDENGKIVDAKFKTFGCGSAIASSSLATEWVKGKTVDQALKLKNTDIAKELCLPPVKLHCSMLAEDAIKAALSDYRIKQQEKTDKTTDAVKA; encoded by the exons aTGGCTCTGTGGCGTACGTTGCCACCGAAAATTATCGAGTCTTCGAAAAATCTTACACGTAGCGTTCCAAGCGTGTCCTACCACCCTAAC GTTTTGGATCATTATGAAAATCCGCGCAACGTTGGAAGTCTCGATAAGAATGATAAAACGGTCGGAACAGGTTTGGTCGGAGCTCCAGCCTGTGGAGATGTCATGAAACTACAGATCAAGGTGGATGAAAATGGGAAAATCGTTGATGCTAAATTTAAGACCTTTGGCTGTGGCTCGGCCATCGCTTCTAGTTCTTTGGCTACTGAATGGGTGAAAGGCAAAACT GTTGATCAGGCACTGAAATTAAAGAATACGGATATAGCAAAAGAGCTTTGCCTTCCTCCTGTCAAGCTGCACTGTTCCA tgcTTGCCGAAGATGCTATAAAGGCAGCTCTCTCAGACTATCGTATCAAGCAACAGGAAAAAACTGATAAAACAACTGATGCTGTTAAGGCTTAA
- the Spase22-23 gene encoding signal peptidase complex subunit 3, translated as MHTILTRGNAILAYTLSVSACLTFCCFLSTVFIDYRANASLNTVKVVVKNVPDYSASREKNDLGFLTFDLQTDLTPLFNWNVKQLFLYLTAEYQTEANQLNQIVLWDKIVLRGDNAVLDFKNMNTKYYFWDDGNGLRGNKNVTLTLSWNIIPNAGLLPSVSAFGSHTFAFPSEYTTSRV; from the exons ATGCATACTATTTTGACGAGGGGAAACGCTATATTGGCGTACACACTCAGTGTCTCGGCTTGTTTGACTTTTTGCTGCTTTTTATCAACGGTGTTTATTGACTACAGAGCAAATGCATCGTTGAATACTGTTAAAGTCGTAGT GAAAAATGTACCCGACTACAGCGCTTCGAGAGAAAAGAATGATTTgggatttcttacttttgatCTACAAACTG ATCTCACTCCGTTGTTCAACTGGAATGTCAAGCAGCTATTTTTGTATCTTACAGCTGAATATCAAACTGAGGCTAATCAGCTGAATcag ATTGTGCTGTGGGACAAAATTGTTCTGCGCGGCGACAATGCTGTTCTTGAtttcaaaaacatgaacacaaaatattatttttgggATGACGGCAACGGCCTTAG GGGCAATAAAAACGTAACATTAACTTTGTCGTGGAACATCATTCCGAATGCTGGATTACTACCGAGTGTTAGTGCATTTGGATCTCATACTTTTGCATTCCCATCAGAATACACAACGTCGCGAGTATAA